A genomic window from Gossypium hirsutum isolate 1008001.06 chromosome D12, Gossypium_hirsutum_v2.1, whole genome shotgun sequence includes:
- the LOC107940655 gene encoding uncharacterized protein has translation MKFTPPPNVAILSQQSHPNRLKIQQQSFLQRFQKQKQCTQFKKFLDVLKQLHINIPFVEALEQMPNYVKFKKAILSKRMLGEFEAIALTKECNSFLQDKLPPKMKDPKSFTIPYNIKDSYCGMALCDLGARTKLMLKSIFKQLGIGEVRPTIVTLQLADKSIAHPDGNIEDVLIWVDKFIFPVDFIVLDYETD, from the coding sequence atgaaatttacACCTCCTCCAAATGTTGCAATATTGTCGCAGCAAAGTCATCCTAACAGATTGAAAATTCAGCAGCAATCATTTCTTCAACGATTTCAGAAGCAGAAGCAATGTACTCAAtttaagaagtttttggatgtattAAAACAGCTTCATATCAACATTCCATTTGTGGAAGCCCTTGAGCAAATGCCCAACTATGTGAAATTTAAAAAGGCTATTCTTTCTAAGAGAATGTTAGGGGAATTTGAAGCCATAGCTCTAACTAAAGAGTGCAACTCATTTTTGCAGGACAAGTTGCCACCTAAGATGAAAGATCCAAAGAGTTTCACCATTCCATACAATATTAAAGATTCTTATTGTGGGATGGCCTTGTGCGATTTGGGTGCGAGAACAAAATTGATGCTAAAGTCAATTTTCAAGCAATTGGGGATTGGTGAAGTCAGACCTACTATAGTTACTCTTCAATTGGCAGACAAATCTATTGCTCATCCTGATGGGAACATTGAAGATGTGTTGATCTGGGttgataagttcatatttcccgttgatttTATTGTGTTAGATTATGAAACAGATTGA
- the LOC107945121 gene encoding DUF21 domain-containing protein At2g14520 isoform X2, translating to MAVEYKCCGTDFFIHILVIVLLVVFAGLMSGLTLGLMSMSLVDLEVLAMSGTPNDRRHAAKILPVVRKQHLLLCTLLLCNAAAMEALPIFLDSLVTAWGAILISVTLILLFGEIIPQSVCSRYGLAIGATVAPFVQVLVWVCFPIAYPISKLLDLLLGHGHVALFRRAELKTLVNLHGNEAGKGGELTHNETTIIAGALELSAKTAKDAMTPISEAFAVDINAKLDRDLMNLVLEKGHSRVPVYYEQTTNIIGLILVNNLLTIHPEDEVPVKSVTIRRIPRVQEELPLYDILNEFQKGHSHMAVVVRQCNRTDESPSNRDGRPLPEVRVDMDADKHPKEKVLRRKRSLKWKSFPATGRSFKGGSRSKKWTKGTDSDILHLNDNPLPTLPEEAIGIITMQDVIEELLQEEIFDETDHHYEDS from the exons ATGGCGGTGGAGTACAAATGTTGCGGAACGGATTTCTTTATTCATATATTGGTAATAGTATTGTTGGTGGTGTTCGCGGGTTTGATGTCGGGTCTTACTTTGGGTCTTATGTCCATGAGTCTTGTTGACCTTGAGGTTCTTGCTATGTCTGGTACTCCCAACGATCGTAGACATGCTG CAAAGATATTGCCTGTTGTCAGAAAACAGCATTTGTTGCTTTGTACACTACTTCTATGCAATGCTGCTGCAATGGAG GCACTTCCCATTTTCCTTGATAGTTTGGTTACTGCTTGGGGTGCTATCCTGATATCGGTGACCTTGATTCTTCTATTTGGTGAG ATAATACCACAATCTGTTTGTTCTAGATATGGTTTGGCAATTGGTGCGACAGTGGCTCCATTTGTTCAAGTTCTTGTTTGGGTCTGTTTTCCTATTGCCTATCCAATAAGTAAG CTGCTAGACTTGCTGCTGGGCCATGGACATGTAGCACTTTTTCGAAGAGCTGAGTTGAAAACCCTAGTAAATTTGCATGGCAACGAG GCTGGAAAAGGTGGAGAATTGACACATAATGAAACGACAATTATAGCTGGAGCACTTGAGCTCAGTGCCAAAACAGCTAAAGATGCCATGACTCCTATATCTGAAGCGTTTGCAGTTGATATTAATGCCAAACTTGACAG GGACTTGATGAATTTAGTTTTGGAGAAAGGGCATAGCAGAGTGCCAGTTTACTACGAGCAGACTACAAACATTATCGGACTCATTTTG GTAAATAATTTATTGACAATTCACCCTGAAGATGAAGTACCTGTGAAAAGTGTTACTATACGAAGGATTCCAAG GGTTCAAGAAGAATTGCCATTATATGATATATTAAATGAATTTCAGAAAGGTCATAGCCACATGGCCGTCGTTGTAAGACAGTGCAACAGGACAGATGAATCTCCTAGTAACCGTGATGGGA GGCCACTGCCAGAAGTTAGAGTCGACATGGATGCCGACAAACAtccaaaagaaaaagttttaagACGTAAACGTTCACTCAAGTGGAAGAGCTTTCCGGCTACAGGAAGATCTTTTAAAGGTGGTTCTCGGAGCAAAAAATGGACAAAAGGTACTGATTCAGACATCCTACATCTAAATGACAATCCACTCCCAACGCTCCCAGAAGAAGCTATCGGCATAATAACAATGCAAGATGTGATTGAAGAGCTTTTACAG GAGGAGATCTTTGACGAGACGGATCATCATTACGAGGACTCATGA
- the LOC107945121 gene encoding DUF21 domain-containing protein At2g14520 isoform X4, whose product MAVEYKCCGTDFFIHILVIVLLVVFAGLMSGLTLGLMSMSLVDLEVLAMSGTPNDRRHAAKILPVVRKQHLLLCTLLLCNAAAMEIIPQSVCSRYGLAIGATVAPFVQVLVWVCFPIAYPISKLLDLLLGHGHVALFRRAELKTLVNLHGNEAGKGGELTHNETTIIAGALELSAKTAKDAMTPISEAFAVDINAKLDRDLMNLVLEKGHSRVPVYYEQTTNIIGLILVNNLLTIHPEDEVPVKSVTIRRIPRVQEELPLYDILNEFQKGHSHMAVVVRQCNRTDESPSNRDGRPLPEVRVDMDADKHPKEKVLRRKRSLKWKSFPATGRSFKGGSRSKKWTKGTDSDILHLNDNPLPTLPEEAIGIITMQDVIEELLQEEIFDETDHHYEDS is encoded by the exons ATGGCGGTGGAGTACAAATGTTGCGGAACGGATTTCTTTATTCATATATTGGTAATAGTATTGTTGGTGGTGTTCGCGGGTTTGATGTCGGGTCTTACTTTGGGTCTTATGTCCATGAGTCTTGTTGACCTTGAGGTTCTTGCTATGTCTGGTACTCCCAACGATCGTAGACATGCTG CAAAGATATTGCCTGTTGTCAGAAAACAGCATTTGTTGCTTTGTACACTACTTCTATGCAATGCTGCTGCAATGGAG ATAATACCACAATCTGTTTGTTCTAGATATGGTTTGGCAATTGGTGCGACAGTGGCTCCATTTGTTCAAGTTCTTGTTTGGGTCTGTTTTCCTATTGCCTATCCAATAAGTAAG CTGCTAGACTTGCTGCTGGGCCATGGACATGTAGCACTTTTTCGAAGAGCTGAGTTGAAAACCCTAGTAAATTTGCATGGCAACGAG GCTGGAAAAGGTGGAGAATTGACACATAATGAAACGACAATTATAGCTGGAGCACTTGAGCTCAGTGCCAAAACAGCTAAAGATGCCATGACTCCTATATCTGAAGCGTTTGCAGTTGATATTAATGCCAAACTTGACAG GGACTTGATGAATTTAGTTTTGGAGAAAGGGCATAGCAGAGTGCCAGTTTACTACGAGCAGACTACAAACATTATCGGACTCATTTTG GTAAATAATTTATTGACAATTCACCCTGAAGATGAAGTACCTGTGAAAAGTGTTACTATACGAAGGATTCCAAG GGTTCAAGAAGAATTGCCATTATATGATATATTAAATGAATTTCAGAAAGGTCATAGCCACATGGCCGTCGTTGTAAGACAGTGCAACAGGACAGATGAATCTCCTAGTAACCGTGATGGGA GGCCACTGCCAGAAGTTAGAGTCGACATGGATGCCGACAAACAtccaaaagaaaaagttttaagACGTAAACGTTCACTCAAGTGGAAGAGCTTTCCGGCTACAGGAAGATCTTTTAAAGGTGGTTCTCGGAGCAAAAAATGGACAAAAGGTACTGATTCAGACATCCTACATCTAAATGACAATCCACTCCCAACGCTCCCAGAAGAAGCTATCGGCATAATAACAATGCAAGATGTGATTGAAGAGCTTTTACAG GAGGAGATCTTTGACGAGACGGATCATCATTACGAGGACTCATGA
- the LOC107945121 gene encoding DUF21 domain-containing protein At2g14520 isoform X1: MAVEYKCCGTDFFIHILVIVLLVVFAGLMSGLTLGLMSMSLVDLEVLAMSGTPNDRRHAAKILPVVRKQHLLLCTLLLCNAAAMEALPIFLDSLVTAWGAILISVTLILLFGEIIPQSVCSRYGLAIGATVAPFVQVLVWVCFPIAYPISKLLDLLLGHGHVALFRRAELKTLVNLHGNEAGKGGELTHNETTIIAGALELSAKTAKDAMTPISEAFAVDINAKLDRDLMNLVLEKGHSRVPVYYEQTTNIIGLILVNNLLTIHPEDEVPVKSVTIRRIPRVQEELPLYDILNEFQKGHSHMAVVVRQCNRTDESPSNRDGRPLPEVRVDMDADKHPKEKVLRRKRSLKWKSFPATGRSFKGGSRSKKWTKGTDSDILHLNDNPLPTLPEEAIGIITMQDVIEELLQVPLTLFNKFLISIFSTLDSYM, from the exons ATGGCGGTGGAGTACAAATGTTGCGGAACGGATTTCTTTATTCATATATTGGTAATAGTATTGTTGGTGGTGTTCGCGGGTTTGATGTCGGGTCTTACTTTGGGTCTTATGTCCATGAGTCTTGTTGACCTTGAGGTTCTTGCTATGTCTGGTACTCCCAACGATCGTAGACATGCTG CAAAGATATTGCCTGTTGTCAGAAAACAGCATTTGTTGCTTTGTACACTACTTCTATGCAATGCTGCTGCAATGGAG GCACTTCCCATTTTCCTTGATAGTTTGGTTACTGCTTGGGGTGCTATCCTGATATCGGTGACCTTGATTCTTCTATTTGGTGAG ATAATACCACAATCTGTTTGTTCTAGATATGGTTTGGCAATTGGTGCGACAGTGGCTCCATTTGTTCAAGTTCTTGTTTGGGTCTGTTTTCCTATTGCCTATCCAATAAGTAAG CTGCTAGACTTGCTGCTGGGCCATGGACATGTAGCACTTTTTCGAAGAGCTGAGTTGAAAACCCTAGTAAATTTGCATGGCAACGAG GCTGGAAAAGGTGGAGAATTGACACATAATGAAACGACAATTATAGCTGGAGCACTTGAGCTCAGTGCCAAAACAGCTAAAGATGCCATGACTCCTATATCTGAAGCGTTTGCAGTTGATATTAATGCCAAACTTGACAG GGACTTGATGAATTTAGTTTTGGAGAAAGGGCATAGCAGAGTGCCAGTTTACTACGAGCAGACTACAAACATTATCGGACTCATTTTG GTAAATAATTTATTGACAATTCACCCTGAAGATGAAGTACCTGTGAAAAGTGTTACTATACGAAGGATTCCAAG GGTTCAAGAAGAATTGCCATTATATGATATATTAAATGAATTTCAGAAAGGTCATAGCCACATGGCCGTCGTTGTAAGACAGTGCAACAGGACAGATGAATCTCCTAGTAACCGTGATGGGA GGCCACTGCCAGAAGTTAGAGTCGACATGGATGCCGACAAACAtccaaaagaaaaagttttaagACGTAAACGTTCACTCAAGTGGAAGAGCTTTCCGGCTACAGGAAGATCTTTTAAAGGTGGTTCTCGGAGCAAAAAATGGACAAAAGGTACTGATTCAGACATCCTACATCTAAATGACAATCCACTCCCAACGCTCCCAGAAGAAGCTATCGGCATAATAACAATGCAAGATGTGATTGAAGAGCTTTTACAGGTACCTCTGACCCTATTTAACAAGTTTCTAATATCAATTTTCTCAACACTTGACTCTTATATGTGA
- the LOC107945121 gene encoding DUF21 domain-containing protein At2g14520 isoform X3, translating to MAVEYKCCGTDFFIHILVIVLLVVFAGLMSGLTLGLMSMSLVDLEVLAMSGTPNDRRHAAKILPVVRKQHLLLCTLLLCNAAAMEIIPQSVCSRYGLAIGATVAPFVQVLVWVCFPIAYPISKLLDLLLGHGHVALFRRAELKTLVNLHGNEAGKGGELTHNETTIIAGALELSAKTAKDAMTPISEAFAVDINAKLDRDLMNLVLEKGHSRVPVYYEQTTNIIGLILVNNLLTIHPEDEVPVKSVTIRRIPRVQEELPLYDILNEFQKGHSHMAVVVRQCNRTDESPSNRDGRPLPEVRVDMDADKHPKEKVLRRKRSLKWKSFPATGRSFKGGSRSKKWTKGTDSDILHLNDNPLPTLPEEAIGIITMQDVIEELLQVPLTLFNKFLISIFSTLDSYM from the exons ATGGCGGTGGAGTACAAATGTTGCGGAACGGATTTCTTTATTCATATATTGGTAATAGTATTGTTGGTGGTGTTCGCGGGTTTGATGTCGGGTCTTACTTTGGGTCTTATGTCCATGAGTCTTGTTGACCTTGAGGTTCTTGCTATGTCTGGTACTCCCAACGATCGTAGACATGCTG CAAAGATATTGCCTGTTGTCAGAAAACAGCATTTGTTGCTTTGTACACTACTTCTATGCAATGCTGCTGCAATGGAG ATAATACCACAATCTGTTTGTTCTAGATATGGTTTGGCAATTGGTGCGACAGTGGCTCCATTTGTTCAAGTTCTTGTTTGGGTCTGTTTTCCTATTGCCTATCCAATAAGTAAG CTGCTAGACTTGCTGCTGGGCCATGGACATGTAGCACTTTTTCGAAGAGCTGAGTTGAAAACCCTAGTAAATTTGCATGGCAACGAG GCTGGAAAAGGTGGAGAATTGACACATAATGAAACGACAATTATAGCTGGAGCACTTGAGCTCAGTGCCAAAACAGCTAAAGATGCCATGACTCCTATATCTGAAGCGTTTGCAGTTGATATTAATGCCAAACTTGACAG GGACTTGATGAATTTAGTTTTGGAGAAAGGGCATAGCAGAGTGCCAGTTTACTACGAGCAGACTACAAACATTATCGGACTCATTTTG GTAAATAATTTATTGACAATTCACCCTGAAGATGAAGTACCTGTGAAAAGTGTTACTATACGAAGGATTCCAAG GGTTCAAGAAGAATTGCCATTATATGATATATTAAATGAATTTCAGAAAGGTCATAGCCACATGGCCGTCGTTGTAAGACAGTGCAACAGGACAGATGAATCTCCTAGTAACCGTGATGGGA GGCCACTGCCAGAAGTTAGAGTCGACATGGATGCCGACAAACAtccaaaagaaaaagttttaagACGTAAACGTTCACTCAAGTGGAAGAGCTTTCCGGCTACAGGAAGATCTTTTAAAGGTGGTTCTCGGAGCAAAAAATGGACAAAAGGTACTGATTCAGACATCCTACATCTAAATGACAATCCACTCCCAACGCTCCCAGAAGAAGCTATCGGCATAATAACAATGCAAGATGTGATTGAAGAGCTTTTACAGGTACCTCTGACCCTATTTAACAAGTTTCTAATATCAATTTTCTCAACACTTGACTCTTATATGTGA
- the LOC107945122 gene encoding proline iminopeptidase, whose amino-acid sequence MRLGFKFASKSNTFFTHSSLPPAFPPSFPYFPSLSKNFTFSGKKKLSLWVQRVGYKTETQLSDKMESGNPTEQLIRNLYPPIEPYSTGFLKVSDVHTIYWEQSGNPDGHPVVFLHGGPGGGTSPSNRRFFDPEFYRIILFDQRGAGKSTPHACLENNTTWDLIDDIEKLREHLKIPEWQVFGGSWGSTLALAYSESHPDKVTGLVLRGIFLLRKKEIDWFYEGGAAAIYPDAWEPFRDLIPEKERESFITAYHRRLNSEDLEIQYAAARAWTKWEMMTAHLLPNDENIKRGDDDYFSLAFARIENHYFVNKGFFPSDSFLLDNVDKIRHINTTIVQGRYDVCCPMMSAWDLHKAFPEADFKVVPNAGHSANEPGIAAELVAANEKLKSLAKKNKP is encoded by the exons ATGAGATTAGGGTTTAAATTTGCCTCAAAATCAAACACTTTCTTCACTCATTCCTCGCTACCACCCGCATTTCCTCCTTCCTTTCCCTACTTCCCTtcactttccaaaaatttcacaTTCTCAG GGAAAAAGAAGTTATCTTTGTGGGTGCAAAGGGTCGGATATAAGACTGAGACTCAGTTAAGTGATAAAATGGAGTCAGGGAACCCAACTGAACAACTTATCAGGAATCTTTATCCACCTATTGAGCCTTATAGCACAGGTTTTCTCAAGGTTTCTGATGTTCACACAATCTACTGGGAGCAGTCAGGAAACCCAGATGGCCAT CCAGTCGTGTTTCTTCATGGGGGACCTGGAGGAGGAACATCACCTAGTAACCGAAGGTTCTTTGATCCTGAATTTTATAGGATCATTTTATTTGATCAG CGTGGTGCTGGAAAGAGTACTCCCCATGCTTGCTTGGAAAATAACACCACTTGGGATCTTATTGATGACATTGAAAAGCTAAGAGAACACTTGAAAATTCCAGAATGGCAG GTCTTTGGTGGCTCTTGGGGAAGTACACTTGCTCTTGCTTACAGTGAATCACATCCTGACAAG GTTACTGGCTTGGTCCTAAGAGGGATATTCCTTTTACGGAAGAAAGAGATCGATTGGTTTTATGAAGGTGGTGCTGCTGCTATTTATCCTGATG CTTGGGAACCGTTTAGAGATCTTATTCCAGAAAAGGAGAGGGAGAGTTTTATTACTGCTTACCACAGGAGACTGAATTCTGAGGATTTGGAAATACAA TATGCAGCTGCTAGGGCATGGACCAAATGGGAAATGATGACTGCCCatcttctaccaaatgatgaaaaCATCAAGAGAGGGGATGATGATTATTTTTCACTG GCTTTTGCAAGGATTGAGAACCACTACTTTGTGAATAAAGGATTCTTTCCTTCCGATTCGTTCTTGTTAGACAATGTTGACAAAATAAGGCATATTAACACTACAATTGTACAG GGAAGATATGATGTTTGCTGTCCCATGATGTCTGCTTGGGATCTCCACAAAGCATTTCCAGAGGCGGATTTTAAG GTTGTTCCAAATGCGGGGCATTCAGCCAACGAACCAGGAATAGCTGCTGAACTTGTGGCTGCAAACGAGAAGCTGAAAAGCCTTGCCAAGAAGAACAAACCTTGA